The region TTTGGTCGACCGGACGACCAAAACTTGGGGCTGAGTTCCGGCGATTGCGGCAACCAATGAATCGCCGTTTAGGTCGGCATCCTGAACAACTTCGCACCCGAGCGCGGCCATGCCATCCAACGCGGACTTCTCCAACTTGTCAGCAACCAAAACTTTCATGCCTCGACTTTACCCTTGGCCACTGTCAGAGGATTTCTCCCTTAACCGTTGCTTGACTTGGTGCATAACATTCGGTTTCCGAACAGAGTTGCCAAAACACAACCACGGTGAACTGCCTTTCCGCCCCCCTGGGTTTGACCCTTAGGTCAATTTCGGCAGTTCCGTCATACCGTCCATTTGGACTTTCCGGGAACGAGGCTTCTCCATAGACGCCGTCCAGTTCGATCCGGGTCGGGGAGAGCCAGTCGGCAGCCGGAGAATCGCTGTTGACGTGCAACCCCAAGGGGATATCCAGGATGAGCCGCGCATAACCCCATCCGTCTTCTTCCAAGGGGATCAGCGGGGGATCGAGCCGGATCGCCACTGCCGGCGACTCCATTTGGGCAAGTTCCGATGCCCGGCCCAAGGCCAACTGCTCCAGGCACTCCGTCAGAACCGTCCCGGCCGAAGCCGGAGCCCGTTGCGCCCAACCGAATGCGGCCGTCAGGTGCTGCAACGCCTCATCGTTCCTGCCAGCACGGCGCAAAACCCTGATGGCGACCCCATTGGGGCTCGGGACGGCCTGGTCGAGGAACGGCTTCTGGCGTCCGATGAGTTGTTCATGGCCGATCCCGGTGAACCAAAAACCTCGATTGTCCGAAAACTTTGCGACCATTTGGTCGATAACGGGGTCCGCATCCATTCCTGCATCCAAAAGGGCCTCGGCAAAATAGGCGTATCCATCCAAAAACGCCTCGTGGGAGGCAAAACCTTCGACCCATTGGTGGGGAAGTCCATTACGGGCAAGGCCCAGCCAACGGCTGGCCAACTCTCGTGCCAAATCGGTATGGCCGGCTTCGGCAAGCCCCGAGATGGCCAGCGCATTGGCCGAAAGCAACGCTTTGTCATCCCGGCCTGGTTGTGGCCGTGCGTTGCGGATGGACAGCAGGTCATCCAGTTCGTAGAGCCGGGAGCCGACCGTTGACCGGAAAAGGATGTTCTGGCCCGTCCGTTCCCCGGTTGCTTCTTCAGCGAAGTTGCCGTCCCTTTCCATCTCGTAAACTTCGGAGACCACTGCCGGGACTTCGTCGATCCGCCAGGTGTAGGTGGCCCCTTCGATCCCCTCCGTGTCGGCATCAAGGGCGGTAGCCAAGAATCCGCCCACGCGCATTTCCCGTTGAATCCAATCGATGATGCCGTCAGAAACTTCTTCAAACAACAGCTTTAGCCCCTGATCGTCAACCAGGCGGGCAGCGCGGGAGTAAAGCCACAGCATCTGCCCGTTATCGGTAAGCATTTTTTCGAAATGGGGCAACCGCCATTCGGCATCAGTCGAATACCGGTGGAACCCACCGCCAACATGGTCGCGGATGCCCCCCATCGCCATGGATTCCAAAGTCCTGAGGAGCATGAATGCGGCGGCCTCGAGGTACCCGACCCCAGGCAGGCCCTCCCGGACCTCCAGATAGCGGATCAAGAACCGCAAGCTGGCGTACGGCGGGAACTTGGGAGCACCCCCAAAGCCGCCGTTCACGTCATCGAACTCTTCGCGCAGGGCTACGACGGCCGAATCGGCCAACCCCACGTCGATTCGGCCACCGGCCGCCGGGATCGGCTTTTCAAGAACTTGGCGGAGCCCATCAGCGAACGAAGCCGCCTTTTGACGGATCTCCCGTTCTTCATCCTGCCAAGCACCGGCGAGGGCATGGATGATTTGGAGGAACCCCGGGTGCCCTTCCATGGGGTGCCGGGGAAAATAGGTGCCGGCAAAAAACGGTTCGGCGTCCGGGGTCAAAAAAACGCTCACTGGCCAGCCCCCACGGCCAGTTGCGATTTGAACGGCCGTCATGTAAAGGTCGTCGATGTCCGGCCGCTCCTCCCGATCCAGCTTGATGCTGATGAAATTGCGGTTCAGTGCCTCGGCGACTTCTGGATCCTCAAAGCTCTCGTGGGCCATCACATGGCACCAATGGCAACTGGAATAGCCGACACTCAAAAAGACCGGCTTGTTTTCAGATTTCGCGGCCTCCCAAGCTTCGGCCCCCCATTCCCGCCAATCCACCGGATTTTCGGCATGCTGCCGTAGGTAGGGCGATGCGGATTGGAGGAGTCGGTTGGGCATGGTCTGCCCCGAGATTACCGGTCAATCCGTTAGCCCCGGGGGGAACCTGAGCGGCATCCCCGGACGCTATACTTTCGGGACCGCTGTGCCGCAAGCTGAAAAACCTGATCCGACGATGCCGAACGTGGCAAAGGCGGGCGGCATCATGGTTGCCTCGCTTTTCCTGTCGCGGGTGCTCGGGCTCATCCGCGAAATGGTCATTGGCCGGATGTTTGGCCAATCGGTTTACACCGAAGCCTACAACGCGGCATTCCAGATCCCGGATCTCCTGTTCTATCTCATCGCCGGCGGGGCGTTGAGTAGCGCGTTCATACCAGTTTTCAGCGAATACCTGCACACGGGTCGTGAAGATGATGCCTGGGAAGTCTTCAGCGCGGTGACCAGCATCATGGCGGTTCTCGTGACCGCGTTCATCGTTGTTTGCATGGTATTCACGCCGGCATTGGTGCATCTCATCGTTCCAGGGATCAAGGGCCCAGAAGCCGATCGGATATATGAGATGGCGACATACATGGCGCGCATTATTTTGCCGGCCCAGTTCGCCTTCTTCATCGGCGGCATCATGTTCGGCACCCTGTATTCCCGGCAGATTTTCACCGTGCCTGGTCTTGGTCCCAACATCTATAACATTGCGATCATCCTGGGTGCGGTGGCCCTGGCACCGTTCACGGCGATCCCGACGGCCGGGATGAGCTGGGGGGCATTGGTGGGGGCATTTGTCGGGAATATCTTGGTTCCCTTGTGGGTGATGCGACGGATCGGGCTCAAGTTTCGGTTCACGCTCAGCACCAAGCATCCTGGTGTGCGCAAAGTGTTCAAACTGATGGCCCCGGTCGTCTTTGGGCTCTCACTCTCCGGGGTTTTTGGGATGTTCCTGGCCAGCTTCGCCAGTTTCTATTCGCGGGAAGGGGAAAGCTACATCACGGCGTTCAAGAATGCCAATACGTTGATGCAGGCGCCAGTTGGGATTTTTGGCCAAAGCATGGCGATCGGCGTCTTTCCGGCCCTGAGCCAATTTTTTGCCCAAAGCCGCATGGACCTCTTCCGTGACCAGCTGGGCAAGACCATGCGGAGCGTGCTCTACCTGTCGATCCCGGTAAGCCTGCTTCTCATCTTTTGCCCGCATGAGGTGATCGGGCTGGTCTATGAAGGCCGGGCGTTCACGCCAGCCGACACCGCCCGGACGGCCCCCTTGTTGACGGCTTTGGCAATCGGTGTGCCGTTTTGGTGCCTGCAACCCGTGCTGATGCGCGCCTTTTTCAGCGTCCAAAACACCCTCAGACCCATTATTCTGGGCACGGTAGCGACCGCCGTCTTCTTTGGCGGTTCGTGCTTAGTGGTGTGGGCAAAGCTCCCGCCGCTCATGTTGGCCCTTGCCGGCTCGGCGGCGGCAATCCTGATGGTGGTGCTCCTCCTGGCCAATGCCAAGCAGATCGTGGAGGGCCTCGCGATGCCGGCGATCCTCAAGACTGGCGGTCAATCGATTCTGGCTTCTTGCGTCTCGACTGCCATTTTCTGGGGGCTTTCCCGGGGGTTCCATTTGCTTCGGTTCGATACCAACCGGGCCGTGGACATGGTTGTCGGCCTCGTTTTCATCACCGTATCGATGTGGGGTTATTACTGGGTGACCAAACGCATGGGGATGCCAGAAACTGATTACCTGGATCGGGTCGCCAGAAAACTCAATCGCCAAAGAGCAGAAAACGATTCTGAAAAGTGAACCGTTTCGCAATCCCAGCGTTGTTCCCCTATGACCAACAATTCAAAGGGACATGCCTAAAATCGGGGAACCCAAAGCCCCCGGAACCGGTAAGTACGGTAGGCATGCGACAAAGTTAGCCGATTTGCAGTCCACTGTGGATCGGCATTTTTTTTCTTAACATCCGTATAACTTATCGGTACAAAACTCATAGTTTTCTCACGATTCCATGGAACAGGCCAATCAAGATTTCGTCTCAATCCGATAGGGCGGCCCCTGGAGGGCTTCGGTGCCGTCCGGAGAGAGAAACCATGAAACACTTGAAGACATTTGTCGTTGCTGCCGCCTTTCTTGTCTTTGGCTGTGCTTTTGCCCAGCAAGACGCCCACCCAAAATTCGTCGAGGGCAAAGGGCTTGCCCAAAACCGCGAGATCGGGGGCAAATTCGAGCTCCGCGCCACCCACAACGAACGGGGCGAAACTGTAGGGCGGTTCCTGTTCCAGGCCGGGAATGAAGAGACCCCGCGGCAAGTCACGATTGAATTGAAGCGCCCCATGTCATTGGAATTCGCCGGCGACGGATCGGTGTTCAAAGGCCGTGGCATCATGGTGGTTCGGGAAGGGCGCGATATCCGCCGCTTTGAAGGCAACATCACCGTGCGAGCCGCCGACTTGGCTCCCCCCGCCGGAGACAACGGCAGCCCCGATCCCAACGTCCCCCACGACCGCCTTGTCGTCCGATTCGAGGCCGACCGCTCGGATGTCACCTACACGTTTGAAGGAATCGTCACCCGCGGCGACATCAAAATCGGGCCAAAAGCCACCGCCGGCTAAGGGTTTTCCCACCCTCCACTCAAACCGCGGCCCCCGGAGCAGGGGCCGCCTTTTTTTGCTGAACCAGTCTGGGCGATCATGTCAAAACGGGGCGGGGCGACGATATCCCCGATTCGTGGTAAATACGCTTTTGGCCAATGAAGACTCAGTTGTTGGGAAAGTCGGACTTGCGAGTGACCTCGCTCGCCTATGGCTGCATGCGGATCGCCCGGACTTGGAACCCGGCCGAATTCACGCCAGCCCACGAAGAAGCCGGACGGCAATCGCTGATGGCCGCATATGAAACAGGCTATACGTTTTTCGACCATGCCGACATCTATGGCCGCACCCTGTGCGAATCGATCCACGGGAGGCTCCTAGCCGAATCGCCGGAGCTCCGGGCTAAAACCTTGGTCGCCACAAAATGCGGCATCCGGTTCCCAGGCGAACCGGATCCCGATTCCCCGCACCGGTACGATTTTTCGAAGTCGCATATCATCGAGAGCGCCGAGCGATCCCGTGATCGACTACAGGTTGAAACAATCGACCTTTACCAGCTGCACCGGCCCGACATCCTAATGGATCCCCGTGAGGTGGCGGAGGCGTTTGAAACGCTAAGCCACCGGAAGATCGTGCGGTTTTTCGGGGTCAGCAATTTCCGCCCCAGCATGGTAGATCTCCTCAATGCCAATTTGGATCAGCAGCTGTTGGTGAACCAGATCGAGATCTCATTGGGCCATCCCGCTCCATTTGAGGACGGGGTGGTCGACAACTGCATGATCCACGACTTGACCCCCTTGGCCTGGTCCCCACTAGCCGGCGGATGGTTGGCCGATGCGGACGCCGACCTATCGGCCAAATCTCAAGGGCAAGCCGCCCTCCATGCCTTGGTGGGTGAGGTGGCGGAAAGGCACAACACATCCCGACAAAACATCTGTTATGCCTATCTGCTGGCCCACCCCAGCCAAATCATCCCAATTGTGGGAACGACGGATCCTGCGCGGATTGCCGACTCCGCCAAGGCGTTGGACATTGCACTTGGGCGGGAAGATTGGTACCGGCTCCATGTGGCGGCCCGGGGCGCTCCTCTGCCTTAAGTGCCGGTCGGAGCGGCGGGGCTGCTGCTTTCCGTGGGCTCCGGTTCATGGCGGGATTGGGGCTCCACCGGGCTACCGGGCTGGGTTTGCCGGTCGGCATGCCAGCCGCTTGGGAACGCTTGTACCGCCAACTGATCCACGGGGGTGTTGCCGCTCAAACCTTGCAGTTCGTCATAAGAGTCCCTGGCCAAAGTGCCGACGAACACAACCCTTCCCGATTTGATCAACCGGGTTGTCACGATTTTGGTGGCGGCCCTGCCGACAAAAACGTCGGCACTGATTAGCAAAGCGGTTGTTTCGAATGGGACGCCGTCTTCTGGTTCGGCGGAGATCAAGATCTCTTGGTTTGATGGGTTCAGGAGCAAAGTGAGGATCAAGTTGCGCTTTTGTGAGTTGGCCACAACTTCTTCCAAGGCGGTTCTGTCGTCCGCGGGGG is a window of Armatimonadota bacterium DNA encoding:
- a CDS encoding thioredoxin domain-containing protein, giving the protein MPNRLLQSASPYLRQHAENPVDWREWGAEAWEAAKSENKPVFLSVGYSSCHWCHVMAHESFEDPEVAEALNRNFISIKLDREERPDIDDLYMTAVQIATGRGGWPVSVFLTPDAEPFFAGTYFPRHPMEGHPGFLQIIHALAGAWQDEEREIRQKAASFADGLRQVLEKPIPAAGGRIDVGLADSAVVALREEFDDVNGGFGGAPKFPPYASLRFLIRYLEVREGLPGVGYLEAAAFMLLRTLESMAMGGIRDHVGGGFHRYSTDAEWRLPHFEKMLTDNGQMLWLYSRAARLVDDQGLKLLFEEVSDGIIDWIQREMRVGGFLATALDADTEGIEGATYTWRIDEVPAVVSEVYEMERDGNFAEEATGERTGQNILFRSTVGSRLYELDDLLSIRNARPQPGRDDKALLSANALAISGLAEAGHTDLARELASRWLGLARNGLPHQWVEGFASHEAFLDGYAYFAEALLDAGMDADPVIDQMVAKFSDNRGFWFTGIGHEQLIGRQKPFLDQAVPSPNGVAIRVLRRAGRNDEALQHLTAAFGWAQRAPASAGTVLTECLEQLALGRASELAQMESPAVAIRLDPPLIPLEEDGWGYARLILDIPLGLHVNSDSPAADWLSPTRIELDGVYGEASFPESPNGRYDGTAEIDLRVKPRGAERQFTVVVFWQLCSETECYAPSQATVKGEIL
- the murJ gene encoding murein biosynthesis integral membrane protein MurJ gives rise to the protein MPQAEKPDPTMPNVAKAGGIMVASLFLSRVLGLIREMVIGRMFGQSVYTEAYNAAFQIPDLLFYLIAGGALSSAFIPVFSEYLHTGREDDAWEVFSAVTSIMAVLVTAFIVVCMVFTPALVHLIVPGIKGPEADRIYEMATYMARIILPAQFAFFIGGIMFGTLYSRQIFTVPGLGPNIYNIAIILGAVALAPFTAIPTAGMSWGALVGAFVGNILVPLWVMRRIGLKFRFTLSTKHPGVRKVFKLMAPVVFGLSLSGVFGMFLASFASFYSREGESYITAFKNANTLMQAPVGIFGQSMAIGVFPALSQFFAQSRMDLFRDQLGKTMRSVLYLSIPVSLLLIFCPHEVIGLVYEGRAFTPADTARTAPLLTALAIGVPFWCLQPVLMRAFFSVQNTLRPIILGTVATAVFFGGSCLVVWAKLPPLMLALAGSAAAILMVVLLLANAKQIVEGLAMPAILKTGGQSILASCVSTAIFWGLSRGFHLLRFDTNRAVDMVVGLVFITVSMWGYYWVTKRMGMPETDYLDRVARKLNRQRAENDSEK
- a CDS encoding aldo/keto reductase, producing the protein MKTQLLGKSDLRVTSLAYGCMRIARTWNPAEFTPAHEEAGRQSLMAAYETGYTFFDHADIYGRTLCESIHGRLLAESPELRAKTLVATKCGIRFPGEPDPDSPHRYDFSKSHIIESAERSRDRLQVETIDLYQLHRPDILMDPREVAEAFETLSHRKIVRFFGVSNFRPSMVDLLNANLDQQLLVNQIEISLGHPAPFEDGVVDNCMIHDLTPLAWSPLAGGWLADADADLSAKSQGQAALHALVGEVAERHNTSRQNICYAYLLAHPSQIIPIVGTTDPARIADSAKALDIALGREDWYRLHVAARGAPLP